A stretch of Calditrichota bacterium DNA encodes these proteins:
- a CDS encoding NPCBM/NEW2 domain-containing protein — protein sequence MSLTWVTSTALFGALALAAQMAHSDGRTPRGDLFWDDFSRPSDEWQDMRVWGFGAWQVKDGTFVSLDDATPEQTIYAAAPRFATALLNRDYTVVFRYRPVAGASYLFSLNVRQHGWDCYKFEVDGSGVVRIVKAKIGQPPEVLSASPPGVAKFGQWQWVRLDVRGESPLLLRAKLWQGAYKDEPAFYDVVARDASPLPSTQLNLAVNMVQQGGAHTALDDFCVRAGVPASPIWRWAKLKGAGEAYQHFARGVLWAAEQALAALLARGQTTWALYNNLGLIAAEKGRFVDALQWLAKAYELAPGQEAVRANVVAAWGGLAHDGLLKEAPPAEQPGLILETDRAVYSTAESGELQWWLLTPALGGPACDSLRVAIEDSGGKVVWCANHPVALGTGLYAHGALEFDPTHLADGDYRAVLSGGERKTTVPFEVACGVYRAVQERVAALKRQVAEGRRASEGVHPNDWANVEVALLPVERVLRQAHVPGMLRTRQPEIAAALAQAEAAVAALRAGRNPWRNATGTFLRGYYSEIDGSLQGYALHVPDGYGGEKPFPLVVNLHGYDPSFSDWRDNPFLPGFIPEATQGGRFVLVNPFGRGNTMYQDIGEQDVLRVLAEVQRLYSIDPDRVYLTGGSMGGGGTWYLGLRHPDLFAAIAPVMGPTDYGFWLGVDSASTSPLQRHLLAKRSPLSYAENARNLAAKCVHGAKDDIVPVEQSRTMVARFRQLGYPLIYTEYPEAAHGGFPAQMEKDKYDWLAEQSRTRWPCQVVYKTADLNHPGSYWVRIERFDHLLDFATIVAEITEQNRISVRTDNVSRFRLEVPRVHCEAHLPVQVEVDGALCYTGGIPPTGALCFQKAETGQWLTYPQNEGHVAGKRPGLAGPISDVFNGGFLVVYGTVGRRQENAAAKAEAEAFAEQWRRWQHSSCRVKADRLVTTEDIRNFHLVLIGGPYCNLLTERIHGELPVQFLRHGVQVGNKRFFGEDVGAALVYPNPLNPERYAVVLAGVSWRAVTGVFKRIGTEFDYVVFDARTVGRHALQGTMTVEGTPLLCGFFNQDWQLDEQYQWQADERAREGIVPRTFPELREAESGRGTFYLSDLVPEHVQQWIGVPERDRTFWGTPLKGPGGATKGIGVYPNSRIRFRLDGRWHHFGARLCVDLRPDTQGAQGLAPQERVQCAVYGDGEELFVSRLMTADSEPVEVRVPIFGVRELELVVGTTAWLPGSPLAVSWVDAKVEGR from the coding sequence GAGCAGACCATCTACGCGGCCGCTCCTCGCTTTGCAACCGCATTGCTGAATCGCGACTACACTGTGGTCTTCCGCTATCGACCGGTGGCCGGTGCCTCCTATCTCTTCAGCCTCAACGTGCGCCAGCATGGATGGGACTGCTACAAGTTCGAGGTGGACGGCAGTGGCGTGGTGCGCATCGTGAAGGCAAAAATAGGGCAGCCTCCGGAGGTGCTCAGTGCCTCGCCCCCCGGGGTGGCAAAGTTTGGTCAGTGGCAATGGGTGAGGCTCGATGTACGGGGCGAGAGCCCACTGCTGTTGCGGGCAAAGCTGTGGCAGGGGGCGTACAAGGATGAGCCGGCTTTCTACGACGTGGTCGCAAGAGATGCCTCGCCCCTACCTTCTACGCAGCTCAACCTTGCAGTGAACATGGTGCAGCAAGGTGGGGCGCATACTGCACTAGACGACTTTTGCGTGCGGGCAGGTGTGCCTGCCAGTCCCATCTGGCGCTGGGCTAAGCTGAAGGGTGCGGGCGAGGCGTACCAGCACTTTGCCCGCGGAGTCCTCTGGGCGGCCGAGCAGGCGTTGGCGGCCCTGCTGGCGCGCGGCCAGACCACCTGGGCCTTGTACAACAATCTCGGCCTGATCGCCGCGGAAAAGGGACGCTTTGTCGACGCCTTGCAGTGGCTGGCAAAGGCCTATGAGCTGGCGCCTGGGCAAGAGGCGGTGCGTGCCAACGTCGTCGCGGCTTGGGGCGGGCTTGCCCATGATGGGCTGCTGAAGGAAGCCCCTCCTGCGGAGCAGCCTGGGCTGATCCTGGAGACAGACCGCGCCGTGTACAGCACTGCCGAGTCGGGAGAGTTGCAGTGGTGGCTGCTCACTCCCGCGCTCGGTGGCCCGGCCTGCGATTCCCTGCGGGTGGCCATCGAGGACAGTGGCGGGAAGGTCGTCTGGTGCGCTAATCACCCTGTAGCTTTGGGCACAGGCCTCTATGCTCACGGCGCACTGGAATTTGACCCGACGCATCTGGCCGACGGCGACTACAGGGCGGTGCTCTCTGGTGGGGAGAGAAAAACCACTGTGCCGTTTGAGGTCGCGTGCGGTGTTTATCGGGCGGTGCAAGAGAGGGTCGCTGCGCTCAAGCGGCAGGTCGCAGAGGGGCGGCGCGCCTCGGAGGGGGTGCACCCGAACGACTGGGCCAACGTTGAGGTCGCGCTCCTACCCGTGGAGCGGGTCCTCCGCCAGGCGCATGTGCCTGGTATGCTACGCACCCGGCAGCCAGAAATAGCAGCCGCTCTTGCGCAGGCGGAGGCAGCAGTTGCGGCTCTGCGGGCGGGACGGAACCCCTGGCGCAATGCCACCGGCACCTTCTTGCGCGGGTACTATTCCGAGATTGACGGCAGCCTACAGGGCTACGCTCTGCATGTGCCAGATGGCTATGGCGGAGAAAAGCCTTTCCCGCTGGTGGTCAATCTGCACGGATACGACCCCAGCTTCTCCGACTGGCGGGACAATCCGTTTCTGCCGGGCTTTATTCCCGAAGCCACCCAAGGCGGACGCTTTGTTTTGGTCAACCCTTTCGGCCGCGGCAACACGATGTACCAGGACATCGGTGAGCAGGACGTGCTCAGGGTGCTGGCGGAGGTGCAGCGCCTCTACTCCATCGATCCGGACCGCGTTTACCTGACCGGCGGCTCCATGGGGGGTGGGGGCACCTGGTACCTCGGGCTCCGCCATCCTGACCTGTTTGCCGCCATTGCGCCGGTGATGGGCCCGACGGACTATGGCTTCTGGCTGGGGGTGGACAGCGCCTCGACCTCCCCGCTGCAGCGCCACCTGCTCGCCAAGAGGAGCCCGCTCTCCTATGCAGAAAACGCCCGCAATCTGGCGGCGAAATGTGTCCATGGCGCCAAGGACGACATCGTCCCAGTCGAGCAGAGCCGGACGATGGTAGCGCGCTTCCGCCAGCTCGGCTACCCGCTCATCTACACGGAGTACCCCGAAGCTGCGCACGGGGGCTTTCCTGCGCAGATGGAGAAGGACAAGTACGACTGGCTTGCGGAGCAGTCCCGCACGCGCTGGCCGTGCCAGGTCGTCTACAAGACCGCCGACCTCAACCATCCCGGGTCCTACTGGGTGCGCATCGAGCGGTTTGACCATCTCCTGGACTTTGCCACCATTGTGGCCGAGATTACGGAGCAGAATCGCATCAGCGTGCGCACGGACAACGTCAGTCGCTTTCGCCTGGAGGTGCCGCGTGTGCACTGCGAAGCGCACCTGCCTGTCCAAGTGGAGGTGGACGGCGCTCTCTGCTACACGGGAGGAATTCCCCCTACGGGGGCTCTCTGTTTCCAGAAGGCAGAGACCGGGCAGTGGCTGACCTATCCCCAAAATGAAGGGCATGTCGCAGGCAAGCGCCCGGGCCTCGCAGGACCCATTTCGGACGTATTCAACGGCGGATTCCTGGTAGTGTACGGCACCGTGGGCAGGCGGCAGGAGAATGCAGCGGCCAAGGCGGAGGCAGAGGCCTTTGCCGAGCAGTGGCGGCGGTGGCAACACTCGTCCTGCCGGGTCAAGGCCGACCGCCTGGTCACCACCGAGGATATCAGGAACTTCCACCTCGTGCTCATCGGCGGACCGTATTGCAACTTGCTCACCGAGCGAATCCATGGTGAGTTGCCTGTCCAGTTCCTACGCCACGGCGTGCAAGTCGGCAACAAACGATTTTTCGGGGAAGATGTCGGCGCCGCTTTGGTCTACCCCAACCCGCTCAACCCGGAGCGGTATGCGGTCGTGCTGGCAGGGGTCAGCTGGCGCGCCGTGACTGGGGTGTTCAAACGCATCGGCACGGAATTCGACTATGTGGTGTTCGATGCCAGAACGGTGGGACGTCACGCCCTCCAGGGGACAATGACCGTGGAAGGCACGCCGCTACTTTGCGGCTTCTTCAACCAGGATTGGCAGCTCGACGAGCAGTATCAGTGGCAAGCGGACGAGCGCGCGCGCGAGGGGATCGTACCGCGCACCTTCCCGGAACTGAGGGAGGCAGAAAGCGGCAGAGGCACTTTCTATCTGAGCGACCTTGTGCCCGAGCACGTGCAGCAATGGATCGGGGTTCCGGAGCGGGATCGCACCTTCTGGGGAACGCCGCTCAAAGGACCAGGAGGGGCAACCAAAGGGATTGGCGTCTATCCCAATTCGCGCATTCGCTTTCGTCTTGACGGCAGATGGCATCACTTCGGGGCGAGGCTGTGTGTGGACCTGCGTCCGGACACACAAGGAGCGCAGGGCCTGGCGCCGCAGGAGCGTGTGCAATGTGCGGTGTACGGCGACGGGGAGGAGCTGTTCGTCAGCAGATTGATGACTGCTGACTCTGAGCCGGTGGAGGTACGGGTGCCCATCTTCGGCGTGCGGGAGTTGGAGCTGGTGGTGGGCACTACCGCCTGGCTTCCTGGCTCACCACTGGCCGTGAGTTGGGTGGACGCCAAAGTGGAGGGAAGATGA